A window of Variovorax paradoxus genomic DNA:
CGCCGCGCGGCGGGTGGTGGTACGGGTCATGGAATATGTCTCCTGAATAAAGAAAGGAACGACGAGAAAGAAAAAACGAAAAAAGGAAATCAGCGGGCCAGCGCGCGGGCGCGCTTGCGCTCCATGCGCGCGGCCAGCAAAGAGAGCGGCCAGCAGATCACGAAGTAGATGGCAGCCACCACCGAGAACACGATGAGCGGCTGGAAGGTGGCGTTGTTGACGATCTGCCCGGCGCGCGTCACCTCGACGAAGCCGATGATGGCCGCGAGCGAGGTGCCCTTGATGATCTGCACCACGTAGCCCACGGTGGGCGCGAGCGCGATCTTGAAGGCCTGCGGCAGCACCACGTCGCGCATGCGGGAGGTGTACTTGAGGCTCAGCGCCTCGGCCGCTTCCCACTGGCCACGCGGAATGGCCTCGATGCAGCCGCGCCAGATCTCGCCGAGGAAGGCGGCGCTGTTCAGGATGAGTGCCACGCCGGCCGCCACCCACGGGTTGATGTCCAGCCCCAGCACCGGCGCGCCGAAGAACACCAGGAACAGCTGCAGCAGCAGCGGCGTGCCCTGGAAGATCTGGATGAAGGTGGTCGAGATGCCGCGCGCCCACGTCGATTCCGACGTGCGCATCAGCGCGATGGCCAACCCCAGGATCGCGCCGCCCACGAAGGCGATGGCCGACAGCGCGAGCGTCCACTTGGCCGCTTCGAGGATGAAAAGGAATTCGGGAAAACCGAAGGTACGCATGATGTTGTGCTCCGTCCGTCGTCTGGGCTTACCGGCGGTCCGGATAGTTGAGCGTGCGCTTGTAGATCAGCTTGAACATCGCCGAGAAGGCGAGCGCCAGCGCAAGGTAGATGGCGGCAACCACGATGTAGATCTCGAAGCTGCGGAAGGTCTGCGACTGCAGGTTGGCGGCCACCGAGGTCAGGTCGTCGGCCGAGATGACCGACACCACGGCCGAACTCAGCATCAGCAAAATGAACTGGCTGGTGAGCGCCGGGTAGATGGCCTTGAGCGCCGGCTTGATGATCACGAAGCGGAAGATCTCCCAGGGCTTGAGGTTCAGCGCGCGGCCCGCCTCGATCTGGCCCTTGGGAATCGACTCGATGCCCGCGCGGATGATTTCCGTGGCGTAGGCGCCCAGGTTCACCACCATGGCCACCAGCGCGGCCGTCTGCGGCGACCAGCGCAGGCCGATGGCCGGCAGCGCGAAGAAGAAAAAGAACAGCTGCACGAGGAACGGCGTGTTGCGGATCACCTCGATGTAGGCATTGATGATGAAGCGCAGCCAGCCCGGCCCCGAGGTCTTGCCCCAGGCGCAGAAGATGGCGACCACCAGGCCCAGCACCGTGGCGATGAGCGAGAGCTGGATCGTGATCCACGTGCCCTTGAGCAACAGCGGCCAGGCGGCGAAGACGGCGTCGAATTGAAACTGGTAGTTCATGGTGGGGCGAGCGCAAGAAAGGTCGGGATGTGCGCGTACGAGCCTCGAAAGCAATGCTTGCAGCTTATATGAAACCGGTTTCAGAGCAGATTAGGGATTCCCCTAGGTACCCTGCATCAGGGCTCTCAGCGGCGGCTGGCCGCGGCAAGCTCCGCGGCGGACAGAACCACATCGGAACTGCCGCGCAAGCGCTTGACCGCGAGATCGACGAAGGCCCGCACCCGCCGGGGTTGCGAGGCCCGGCTGCCGTAGTAGATGTGGAAGCCGATGTGCGAGCTGATGTGCGGAACCAGCAAGGGCACGAGCCGTCCGGCGCGAATGTGGGCGGCGGCGGAAAAGTTGGCCAGTTGCCCGATGACGCGGCCCGCCAGGACGGCCTGAAGCTCCATTTCCGCATCGTTGGTCGAGAGCGCCGGAGACATCGGGCGCTGCTCCACTTCGTTGTCGACCATGAGGTACCACGGTGAAACGCGCCCCGTGGTCGGATGCCGGTACACGCTGCACTGGTGCGATGCGAGGTCCGCGATCGTGGCCGGCGTTCCGTGCCGGGCCAGGTAGGCCGGCGCGGCGCAGACGATCATCTGCACCGGGAAAAGAGTGCGGCCGATCACGCCCTCGTTCAGCCCGGTGCCGATGCGAAACCCGACGTCGACCCTGTCCTGCACCCAATCGCCCAGCCTGTCGTCCAGCTGGATGTCGGGCTGAATGCCCGGATAGGCCTGGCAGAACTCGTCGAGCACCGGCATCAGCAAGGCAGGAAACCCGGTCTTCGGTCCCACGATGCGCAGCGCTCCCGAGACTTCGTCTCTCGCTTCGCGCACAAGGTCGAGCGCGCGATCCAACGCGGCCAGCGCCGGTTGCGTGTTCTCCAGGAAACGCTGGCCTTCCTCGGTCAATGACAGGCTGCGTGTCGTGCGGTGCAGGAGCCGCACGCCCAGATGCTGTTCCAGCTGCGCAATCGCCTGGCTGGCCGCTTGCGGGGTGACGCTCTGGGCCAGGGCGGCCTGCCTGATGCTGCCGAGTTCGACCGCCTTGGCAAAAGTGGCGACGGCCTTGAAGGTATTGATGGCCATGGCTTCCATGGGTGTGAGAAAGGCCGCCAGTATCAATTTTTTCTTTCAACTGGCGCAAGCCTTGCAGGGCTAGTGCCTTGGCAATGCCGTGCCTAGAGTCAGGGCATGCCACCCCATCCATGCCAGGAGACTCCCCGATGAGGCCACTCGCCCTCGCCGCCTTGACCACGCTGATGATGGCCGACGCCACCGGCGCGGCCGAACCCGAATCGATGGTCTCGCACGCCGCCTCCCGCGCGGTGCAGTCCGCGCCTGCGCAGAACTTCACCGGAAGCGCCAGGGTCGACATGCTGTTCACGCCCGGCGGCCCCGATCGTGCGGCTGGCGGCTCGGTGAGCTTCGCTCCCGGCGCGCGCACGAACTGGCACACCCATCCCCTGGGACAGACGCTCATCGTGACGGCTGGCGTCGGCCGCGTGCAGCGGGCGGGTGGTCCCGTCGAAGAAATCAGGCCCGGAGATGTCGTGCGCATTCCCGCCAACACCCGTCACTGGCACGGCGCTGCGCCCGATTCCGCAATGACCCACATCGCGATCCAGGAGGCGCAGGACGGCAAGACGGTCGATTGGCAGGAAGCCGTCACCGACGAGGCATACGGCGCGCTCCCGGCCGGGCAAGCGGCACGGACCACTCTGCAGACTGCGCAACCGCCTCAACCATCGAGGGCCCAGCGCCTGATGGGCGATGTCGCGCCCAAGCTCGCGCAGCTGACCGATGACGTGCTGTTCGGCGACGTATGGGCGCGGTCGGAGCTGTCGCCGCGGGACCGCAGCCTGGTCACGATCAGCGCCCTCATTGCGCTGAACCGACCGGACCAGCTGCGCTCGCACATGGCGCTTGGCATGCAGAACGGGCTCACGGAGACCGAGATCGTCGAGACGCTGACCCACCTGGCCTTCTACACAGGCTGGCCGAACGCCGTGGCCGCGGTCGGCGTGGCGCGCGAGGTCTTCAAGACGAAGCCCCGCTGACGCGGGCCTTTCCGTCACCCATCGATTCGCAACCCCTTCAGGAGCATCTCCATGAACATCAAGACCCTGGGCCTCACCTGCGTCGCCGGTGCCGTCGGCCTCATTTCCAGCGTGGCCGTGGCCGCCGACTACAAGAAGAACCCTTTCACCCTGGCCTATGACGGCGCCATCACCGAGAACGCCAAAGGCGCGGTGAACATCACGCCAGTCAAATACAAGCTCGACGGACTGGACATCGTCGCCAACGTCTACACGCCGGCCAACTATTCGCCGGCCCGGAAGTACCCCGCCATCGTGGTCGCCCACCCGAACGGCGGAGTGAAGGAGCAGGTCGCCGGGCTGTACGCGCAGCGGCTTGCCGACCAGGGCTATATCGCCATCGCCGCCGACGCGGCATACCAGGGCGGCAGCGGCGGACAGCCGCGCTATGTGGACAAGCCGGCCAATCGCGTGGAAGACATTCACGGCATGGCCGACTTCCTGTCGCAGTACGCCGGCGTCGATGCCGCGCGCATCGGCCTCCTGGGAATATGCGGCGGTGGCGGCTATTCGCTGAAGGCCGCGCAGTCGGACAAGCGTTTCAAGTCCGTCGCCACGCTGAGCATGTTCAATTCGGGCAGGGTCCGCCGCAACGGCTACATGGACTCCCAGCTCGATACCGTTCAGGAACGCCTGCGCCAGGCGTCCGATGCCCGCGCCAGACAAGCAGCTGGCGGCGAAGCGGCTTATGCCAACACCGCAAAGCTCACCGACGAACAGATCGCCAAGCTCCCTTTCGCGCTGTATCGGCAAGGCATGGCGTACTACGGCAAGACGCACTTCCACCCGAACTCCTCGGGCGCCTTCACCACCAGCAGCCTGCTGGACCTGATGAGCTGGGATGCGACCGACAACATCGACCTGATCGACCAGCCGCTCCTGATGATGGCCGGCAGCAACGCGGACTCGCTCTACATGTCGCAGGGAGCCATGGCAAAGGCCACCGGCACGAAGGACAAGGAGCTGTTCCTGATCGACGGCGCGACGCACATCGAAACGTACTGGAAGCCCGAGTACGTGAACCAGGCGGTGGCCAAGCTGAAGGACTTCTTCGGCCGTACGCTCGTCGCCAGCGCGGGTTGAACGTCGGCCAGGCTCAATCGCCGAATGCGATGTCCGAACTGGCCACCGCGCGTATCGGCACGCCGAAGCTGGTGATGTCCGAGAGCGTGGCGTTGTGGTGCGCGCGGATCTGCGCGCCGGTGGCATGCGGCTTGTCGTGCGAGGTGTGCGCATCGGCCGCGAGCACCACCTCGTAGCCCAGCGCGGCGGCGCGGCGCACGGTGGTGTCGACGCAGAACTCCGACGAATAGCCGCACACGACCACGCGCTTCACCGCATGCTCCGACAGCCATGCGTCGAGCGGCGTGCGCAGGAACGAATCGGGCGTGGTCTTGCGCAGCTTGGCGTCGCGCGAGTCGGTGTCCAGCGCGCCGACGAGCTGCCAGCGCTCGGAGTCGAACACCAGGTCGACCGCGTTCTCGTGCTGGATGAACGCCACCGGCACGCCGGCCGCGCGCGCCCTGGCGGTGAGCGCGTTGATGCGCCGCACCACTTCGGCGGCTTCATGGGGACGCGGCGGGTCGTCGCAGAGACCGCGCTGCACATCGATGACGAGGGCGGCTGTTTTCATGCAGCCATCGTAGCGGCAGGCCTCAGCTCCAGGCGCTCACTTCCAGCCGTACTTTCCCGGTGATGCCGGGCGCCGCCGGCGCCGCGCCGAGGCTGGAAAGCGGCACGGTGAAGCGCAGCTTGCCGCTGGCCAGCTGCGTCGGGTTCATCGGCAGCGAGGCCTGCCCCGCCGTGTCGGTCTGCCAGCCGTACTTGACGTTCCAGTTCTGCGCGGGGTCGTCCGCGGCGGGCGGCGCGAGCTCGATCACCAGCGTGTCGCGAAACAGCGAGCTGCCCTCGTAGTGGCCGTCGAGCCAGAACTTGTTGTTGACCTGGTAGTCGGGCACGCGCACGCCCAGGGTCATGGCATAGGCCAGCGTCGGGCGGTCCTGCTTCACGCGGGCCTTGTTGGCCAGGAACACGGTCGACAGGTAGATGGCGCGGCGGTCGGCGGTGGCGGGGTCGGTCAGTTCCTTGTGGGTGCGGCAGGCCGGCGAGTCTTCTTCCGCCACGCGCCGGCTCAGGTACCAGCGCTTGCCGCGCGGCGCGGCCAGCAGCTCGACCTGGTAGAGCGCATCGACGTCGGCGCCAGCGGGCAGGTCGGGCGGCAGGGTCACGCCATCGACGTCGAACCACAAATCGACGCGCACGTCGCCGAACAGGAAGCGCGTGAGGTTCTGGTAGGCCTCCTCGGAGTTGACGATGCCGAAGAAGCCCGAGTGCGAGCGGTAGGCGAAGGCGGTGGCCACCGGCTGCGTGTTGCCGGCATCGTCGAGCGACCAGAGCGATGCGTTCTCGATGCGCACCAGCCCATCGCTGCCGTGGCCCGCGAACATGCGCGACAGGCCCTTGGCGGTCTCGTAGTCGCCGCGGTTGGTGCCGACCATGCAGAAGAAGCGCTCGGCCGGAAAGGCCGAGGCCGGCAGGTAGTCCATGCGGCCGTTGACCGGCGCGGTGGCCATGAAGTCGGACATCTTGTCGCGGTTGAAGGTGTTCATCTCGGCCACCGAGAGCCAGGCCGGCACGTTGATGCCGCCCATGTCGATGCCGTTGTGCGGCGTGGCGTAGGTGAACACCTTGTCGACGCAGGCACGCGCGTCCGCGTCGCCGAGCGCCGGGTTCTGCAGGAAGGCGCGCACCACCAGCCCGCCCATCGAATGCGCGACGAGGTAGCAGCGGAAATCGTCCGTCGAGTAGCCCGGCCCTTCGCGCAGCACCACGAGATCGCGCACGCGCAGGATGAGCTGGCTCAGGCCCTGCGCATAGATCTTGATGTCGCGCGACTGGCCGTCGCCGAGCAGCTCGGAGCCCGCGTCGTAGTAGCGGTAGATGATGAAGGAGGCAGCGGGAATGCCGTCCACGTCGTTGCCGTTTTCATCGGGCGAGGGCTTCCAGTCGGGGTCGAGGATGTCCAGGCCGTTCTGGTAGACGCTCTGGTACTGGAAGTCGGCCAGCAGCCGCACCACCGGCGACTCGAAGACGAACTTCTGCGCCGGCGCTTCCTTCTTGACCGTGGCGCGGTAGACGGTGGAGCCGACGTTGAACCCGCAGAACGGATCGGCGGCGGTGTCGTCGCGCTCGGCCTCGGTCATGGCATAGCCGCGCACGTAGATGATGGGGTAGCGATTGCTGCTCATGAACCTGCCGCCTAGTCTCTGGTCAATGAAGCCTTTCAGTTTGCCGAGGCGTGGCCAGGGGCGCCATATCGCGCATGGCATAGGACTGGGTGCTTTCTGTTAGGGGCACGCTCACGCCGCTGTGGAAGCTGCATTTGTTGGCGCTCCGCGGAACTTCATGCCGCATGGCACGGCTATTTCGCCGGGTTCTTCTCTAGAGTGGATGCCCCTGTCACCCGGCACCCCACCAAGGGGAGAAGAAAGGCGCGACACACCCACCACCCAGATGTTTGAAAGGCTGCTTGCCTCGCGGCAGGTCGTCGGTGCGAAAGCAGCGATGCGGATGCGAGGTATCAAAAGGCGACGGCCGAGGTGCGACTAACACCCCGACCGTCTGACCAAGTTCGTGCACCAACCTTGGAAGGAACCGCACAAAAATGGCTACCAAGACTATAGCCCGGCCAACTACGCCGGTAGCTTCCGAAGACAACGCCCAAGACCCGGCGGATCTTCTCGAAAACACCCTCTCTCAACTCGAAGCACTCCTGTGGCTCTGCCACGGGGAACACATCGACTGGTGCAGTGGTGACGGGCCTCGGCAACTGGACAACGTGTTCTGGCTTGCGGCTGATCTCTCTCGCAAGGCTGGAGAGTTGTTTCAGATGAGTGAGATCGGGCGGCGCGGGGTGCCGGCTGAACCCCAAACCCCACAGCCGCTGTCATCGTGCACAGGGCGCCGGGTGCTCCCCGCAGCGAAATAAAGGAGGAAGCCGCAGGCCGGGGGACATTCGCGGAGGGGAGTACCCGGCGGCCTGTGCACGCGCCCCGAACAAGCGTCCCGAACAGACGCCCCGAACAATCCCCTGCCACCCAAATGTTTCTACGGCTGAAACCATTGAAACCCGCTTAGTGACTAGTCTCGCGCCATCCGACAAACACAATCCAGAAGGCACTCCTATGGCTGACGACTCAGGCTCGCAAGGCTCCTACCTGCCTCAACTGCTGCGCCGAAGCACCGCGCTCGCGGCGGCCGGCTGCGCTTTCGTGGCCGGATGCGGCGCCGCCGGCGGTGGCGAAACACGCTACGACAACTCGCCCCAATTCCGCGACGGCGGCTTCCACAACATGGCCAACCCCGACCTGCCCCAACAGGCCAGCGCATGGCGCATCTGGTCCCGCTTCATCGTCGGCAGCAAAGTCGACAGCGTGCCCGTCGACGCGATTCCGGTGAGAGCACTCGAACGCAGCGCACTCGACGCCCTCGACACCAGCACCAACCACGTCGTGCGCCTCGGCCATTCTTCGCACCTTCTCAAGCTGCGCGGCAAATACTGGCTCATCGACCCCGTGTTCAGCGAACGCGTCTCGCCCGTGCAATGGGCCGGCCCGAAGCGCTTTCACCAGCCGCCGATCACGCTCGAGCAACTGCCGCCCATCGAAGGCGTCATTCTTTCGCACGACCACTACGACCACCTCGACCTCGCGACCATCCAATACCTCTCGAAGGGCGTGCAGCGCTACTTCGTGCCGCTGGGCGTGCGCGCGCGGCTGGTGGTCATGGGCGTGCCCGCCGAGCGC
This region includes:
- a CDS encoding amino acid ABC transporter permease; translation: MRTFGFPEFLFILEAAKWTLALSAIAFVGGAILGLAIALMRTSESTWARGISTTFIQIFQGTPLLLQLFLVFFGAPVLGLDINPWVAAGVALILNSAAFLGEIWRGCIEAIPRGQWEAAEALSLKYTSRMRDVVLPQAFKIALAPTVGYVVQIIKGTSLAAIIGFVEVTRAGQIVNNATFQPLIVFSVVAAIYFVICWPLSLLAARMERKRARALAR
- a CDS encoding amino acid ABC transporter permease produces the protein MNYQFQFDAVFAAWPLLLKGTWITIQLSLIATVLGLVVAIFCAWGKTSGPGWLRFIINAYIEVIRNTPFLVQLFFFFFALPAIGLRWSPQTAALVAMVVNLGAYATEIIRAGIESIPKGQIEAGRALNLKPWEIFRFVIIKPALKAIYPALTSQFILLMLSSAVVSVISADDLTSVAANLQSQTFRSFEIYIVVAAIYLALALAFSAMFKLIYKRTLNYPDRR
- a CDS encoding LysR family transcriptional regulator, coding for MAINTFKAVATFAKAVELGSIRQAALAQSVTPQAASQAIAQLEQHLGVRLLHRTTRSLSLTEEGQRFLENTQPALAALDRALDLVREARDEVSGALRIVGPKTGFPALLMPVLDEFCQAYPGIQPDIQLDDRLGDWVQDRVDVGFRIGTGLNEGVIGRTLFPVQMIVCAAPAYLARHGTPATIADLASHQCSVYRHPTTGRVSPWYLMVDNEVEQRPMSPALSTNDAEMELQAVLAGRVIGQLANFSAAAHIRAGRLVPLLVPHISSHIGFHIYYGSRASQPRRVRAFVDLAVKRLRGSSDVVLSAAELAAASRR
- a CDS encoding (R)-mandelonitrile lyase; this encodes MRPLALAALTTLMMADATGAAEPESMVSHAASRAVQSAPAQNFTGSARVDMLFTPGGPDRAAGGSVSFAPGARTNWHTHPLGQTLIVTAGVGRVQRAGGPVEEIRPGDVVRIPANTRHWHGAAPDSAMTHIAIQEAQDGKTVDWQEAVTDEAYGALPAGQAARTTLQTAQPPQPSRAQRLMGDVAPKLAQLTDDVLFGDVWARSELSPRDRSLVTISALIALNRPDQLRSHMALGMQNGLTETEIVETLTHLAFYTGWPNAVAAVGVAREVFKTKPR
- a CDS encoding alpha/beta hydrolase; translation: MNIKTLGLTCVAGAVGLISSVAVAADYKKNPFTLAYDGAITENAKGAVNITPVKYKLDGLDIVANVYTPANYSPARKYPAIVVAHPNGGVKEQVAGLYAQRLADQGYIAIAADAAYQGGSGGQPRYVDKPANRVEDIHGMADFLSQYAGVDAARIGLLGICGGGGYSLKAAQSDKRFKSVATLSMFNSGRVRRNGYMDSQLDTVQERLRQASDARARQAAGGEAAYANTAKLTDEQIAKLPFALYRQGMAYYGKTHFHPNSSGAFTTSSLLDLMSWDATDNIDLIDQPLLMMAGSNADSLYMSQGAMAKATGTKDKELFLIDGATHIETYWKPEYVNQAVAKLKDFFGRTLVASAG
- a CDS encoding cysteine hydrolase family protein; this encodes MKTAALVIDVQRGLCDDPPRPHEAAEVVRRINALTARARAAGVPVAFIQHENAVDLVFDSERWQLVGALDTDSRDAKLRKTTPDSFLRTPLDAWLSEHAVKRVVVCGYSSEFCVDTTVRRAAALGYEVVLAADAHTSHDKPHATGAQIRAHHNATLSDITSFGVPIRAVASSDIAFGD
- a CDS encoding esterase/lipase family protein, producing MSSNRYPIIYVRGYAMTEAERDDTAADPFCGFNVGSTVYRATVKKEAPAQKFVFESPVVRLLADFQYQSVYQNGLDILDPDWKPSPDENGNDVDGIPAASFIIYRYYDAGSELLGDGQSRDIKIYAQGLSQLILRVRDLVVLREGPGYSTDDFRCYLVAHSMGGLVVRAFLQNPALGDADARACVDKVFTYATPHNGIDMGGINVPAWLSVAEMNTFNRDKMSDFMATAPVNGRMDYLPASAFPAERFFCMVGTNRGDYETAKGLSRMFAGHGSDGLVRIENASLWSLDDAGNTQPVATAFAYRSHSGFFGIVNSEEAYQNLTRFLFGDVRVDLWFDVDGVTLPPDLPAGADVDALYQVELLAAPRGKRWYLSRRVAEEDSPACRTHKELTDPATADRRAIYLSTVFLANKARVKQDRPTLAYAMTLGVRVPDYQVNNKFWLDGHYEGSSLFRDTLVIELAPPAADDPAQNWNVKYGWQTDTAGQASLPMNPTQLASGKLRFTVPLSSLGAAPAAPGITGKVRLEVSAWS
- a CDS encoding MBL fold metallo-hydrolase, whose amino-acid sequence is MADDSGSQGSYLPQLLRRSTALAAAGCAFVAGCGAAGGGETRYDNSPQFRDGGFHNMANPDLPQQASAWRIWSRFIVGSKVDSVPVDAIPVRALERSALDALDTSTNHVVRLGHSSHLLKLRGKYWLIDPVFSERVSPVQWAGPKRFHQPPITLEQLPPIEGVILSHDHYDHLDLATIQYLSKGVQRYFVPLGVRARLVVMGVPAERVTELDWWQESEHDGVKITATPAQHFSGRTLGDRDRTLWASWVVQSGDQRIFYSGDSGYFPGFKQIGERFGGFDIALMENGAYDAMWPAVHMTPEQSVQAFEDLRGKVFFSVHNSTFDLAFHTWHDPLDRIADLTAAKKIELATPVIGEVVTVGQARTNTRWWQGLR